In the Deltaproteobacteria bacterium genome, AGTTCTCGCGGCCCGACAGCACATGCGCCAGCGTGCTCTTACCCGAACCGTTGGGACCCATGATCGCGTGCACCTCGCCGGCGCCGATCTTGAGATCGATGCCGCGAAGAATTTCTTTAGTGCCAACTTTCGCGCGCAGGCCGCTAATTTCCAACATCGACAAATCCTTTCAAACTATCCCACACGCTGCATCGGCAGCTTTACTAAACGTTCCTTGAGTCCCTGGCGATCGGCGATGTTGGCGATGGTCACGCCGGCGAGAAAATTTCCCAGCACGACTTGCGCCTCTTCCCAAATCGACTTCTGCGAACAAACCGCACAGAAAGAACAGTAATCCGCGCCGGTATCCAAACACTCCATCAAGACCAAAGGCCGCTCGACGGTTTCGTAAACATCTTTGATCGAGATTGCGCTTGCCGGCTTGGCCAAGGTAAATCCGCCCTTGGAACCGATGTGCGATTGCACCAAGCCGCCGCCGACCAGATCTTTCATGATCTTGGAGAGATAAAATGAAGGAATGTCTTGGCTCCACTCGATATCGGT is a window encoding:
- a CDS encoding Rrf2 family transcriptional regulator, which codes for MAMANIKRGKAKSERSSLMNVGRRVDYAVRALSYLAGQAPGRVVSRTDIEWSQDIPSFYLSKIMKDLVGGGLVQSHIGSKGGFTLAKPASAISIKDVYETVERPLVLMECLDTGADYCSFCAVCSQKSIWEEAQVVLGNFLAGVTIANIADRQGLKERLVKLPMQRVG